One region of Prosthecobacter dejongeii genomic DNA includes:
- a CDS encoding DUF167 domain-containing protein: MTQLIVRVTPNARKSELAGWGMDEKGRSVLLMKLGAPPVEGKANVELIAFLAKTLGCAKSEVTLLRGEGSRQKTLELPLSAYTRLPLK, from the coding sequence ATGACTCAACTGATCGTGCGTGTCACACCCAATGCACGTAAGTCCGAGCTAGCTGGCTGGGGCATGGATGAAAAAGGGCGCTCGGTCTTGCTCATGAAGCTGGGCGCTCCTCCTGTGGAGGGGAAGGCGAATGTGGAATTGATCGCCTTTCTGGCCAAGACCTTAGGCTGCGCCAAGAGTGAAGTGACTTTGTTGCGCGGGGAAGGGAGCCGACAAAAGACTCTGGAACTGCCTCTGAGCGCCTATACCCGGCTGCCTCTGAAGTGA
- a CDS encoding M15 family metallopeptidase: protein MSRICRLFLPCLLGLVVGLLMTNCASPQPSKKGLVDVRRVVPNVVVDLRYGTTDNLTGHALYPPDMPCLLRASTAQKLKKAQRRLRSQGYGLKIWDAWRPTEVHQRLYRQGAGTGMFLDPNRGWSRHCGGISVDATLVDKYGQELPMPTHFDEDLHRASSHQVSKDPTIRRHLSVLHEAMTTAGFKALPGEWWHFDDVDFLYRPIPVIKAADIGVKLSLP from the coding sequence ATGTCACGCATCTGTCGGCTGTTCCTTCCCTGCCTTCTTGGGCTCGTTGTCGGGCTACTGATGACAAATTGTGCTTCTCCGCAACCTTCGAAAAAAGGCTTGGTAGATGTCCGCCGTGTGGTTCCCAATGTCGTCGTAGATCTACGTTATGGCACTACTGACAATCTCACCGGGCACGCCCTCTACCCGCCCGACATGCCCTGCCTACTGCGCGCCTCCACAGCTCAAAAGCTGAAGAAAGCCCAACGACGACTACGCTCCCAAGGCTATGGCCTGAAAATCTGGGATGCGTGGCGGCCCACGGAGGTGCACCAGCGTTTATACAGGCAAGGTGCAGGCACGGGCATGTTCCTAGATCCCAATCGAGGGTGGTCACGTCACTGTGGTGGTATCTCCGTTGATGCCACCTTGGTGGACAAATACGGCCAAGAATTGCCCATGCCGACCCACTTTGATGAAGACCTCCATCGCGCCTCTAGCCACCAAGTGTCAAAAGATCCGACCATTCGCCGCCATCTGAGTGTGCTGCATGAGGCAATGACTACCGCTGGTTTCAAGGCTCTCCCAGGTGAATGGTGGCATTTCGACGACGTGGATTTCCTCTACCGCCCCATCCCTGTGATCAAAGCTGCCGATATCGGCGTCAAGCTATCTCTGCCATGA
- a CDS encoding prepilin peptidase, producing the protein MMRYQILNALLHVLFFFIGAGIGSFLNVVIYRLPRGISVNKPRRSFCPGCEYQIPWYHNIPLVSWLLLGGKCANCKTSISPRYLGVELFTALMFYAVFWTFKGDWATIALWGPQVLCLWVLMSLLIAGTFIDIEHYLLPAEITFYGTIAGVLASLWVPSLQGEAVWWVSGLMSLASAAVGFGGLRLVVELGKLAFGRKKIVFEKPEAWNVSQPVETEPPIVTMGEDKIEWVDLFGMQRPTDRLLVTSPTLRVNERTFKDVNVELYVESMKVTDASGKVETFDLEGVTRLEGTATGVQIPREAMGLGDVHFLMMIGAFLGWKAVLFTIFAASVLGTLVSGFTRLTGRAQWGTKLPFGPYLAAGAALWVFYGPQVMSWYLSKVTRGGDF; encoded by the coding sequence ATGATGCGCTACCAGATTCTCAATGCCTTGCTGCATGTTTTGTTTTTCTTCATTGGGGCGGGCATTGGCTCGTTTCTGAATGTGGTCATCTATCGCCTGCCTCGGGGCATCTCCGTCAATAAGCCTCGACGTTCCTTTTGCCCGGGTTGTGAATATCAAATCCCTTGGTATCACAACATCCCTCTGGTGAGTTGGCTGCTGTTAGGAGGAAAGTGTGCTAATTGTAAAACGAGTATTTCCCCACGCTATTTAGGGGTGGAGCTATTCACGGCGCTGATGTTTTACGCCGTCTTTTGGACGTTTAAGGGAGACTGGGCGACGATTGCGCTATGGGGGCCTCAGGTGCTGTGTTTGTGGGTTTTAATGAGCCTGCTCATTGCAGGCACTTTCATTGACATCGAACATTATCTTTTGCCTGCGGAGATCACCTTTTACGGGACGATTGCCGGGGTGCTGGCCTCGCTCTGGGTGCCTAGTCTTCAAGGGGAGGCTGTGTGGTGGGTCAGTGGGTTGATGTCGCTGGCCAGTGCTGCGGTAGGGTTTGGTGGGCTAAGGCTGGTGGTGGAGTTAGGCAAACTCGCCTTTGGTCGCAAGAAAATCGTCTTTGAGAAGCCTGAGGCGTGGAACGTGAGTCAACCCGTGGAGACGGAGCCTCCCATCGTCACCATGGGGGAAGATAAGATCGAATGGGTGGACCTCTTTGGCATGCAGCGGCCGACGGATCGCCTTTTGGTGACCAGCCCGACTTTAAGGGTGAATGAGCGCACCTTTAAAGATGTGAACGTGGAGCTGTATGTGGAAAGCATGAAGGTCACCGATGCTTCTGGCAAAGTGGAAACCTTCGATCTAGAAGGCGTCACACGCCTGGAAGGAACGGCCACCGGGGTACAGATTCCGCGGGAAGCCATGGGGCTAGGCGATGTTCACTTTTTGATGATGATCGGTGCTTTCCTGGGGTGGAAAGCGGTCCTGTTCACCATCTTTGCGGCCAGTGTGCTGGGCACCTTAGTCTCAGGATTTACCCGACTGACGGGACGTGCCCAGTGGGGAACGAAATTACCCTTTGGTCCCTATCTTGCTGCTGGGGCTGCTTTGTGGGTCTTTTACGGGCCTCAGGTCATGTCTTGGTATCTCAGTAAGGTAACCCGTGGAGGTGATTTTTAA
- a CDS encoding NYN domain-containing protein, whose translation MPALAYLLVDGHSVMHAWPELKKDQRSAGRRHLARLELMKRLRTYQDMSGKQVVVVFDGTHSQRSEEREPEGLQVIYAEAATTADAILERLANRYAKQHPMQVVSADGMVRETILACGADWTSPEVLKTLCEDAERTLGEAIKKRSSGK comes from the coding sequence ATGCCTGCTTTAGCTTATCTTCTGGTAGATGGTCACAGTGTGATGCATGCCTGGCCGGAACTGAAGAAGGATCAGAGAAGCGCTGGTCGGCGGCACTTGGCCCGACTGGAACTGATGAAACGACTGCGCACTTACCAGGACATGAGTGGTAAGCAGGTGGTAGTGGTGTTCGATGGTACTCACTCCCAGCGGAGTGAGGAACGAGAGCCCGAAGGGCTTCAAGTGATCTATGCTGAAGCTGCAACCACGGCCGATGCCATTTTGGAACGTCTAGCCAATCGATATGCTAAGCAGCACCCGATGCAGGTGGTCTCTGCGGATGGTATGGTACGTGAAACCATCCTGGCCTGTGGGGCCGACTGGACTAGCCCTGAGGTTCTGAAAACTCTCTGTGAGGATGCTGAGCGGACTCTAGGGGAAGCAATCAAAAAGCGTTCCTCCGGTAAATGA
- a CDS encoding PQQ-dependent sugar dehydrogenase codes for MSRFQPIPYFTLALLHLISGVANGVPEEVAEKEVVPASPLVRPVPPLEIPEDTLHGIGLSRLKFPREFDSPVALSSALPGPEGEQIVALQRGEFCAIKLDGSGEWRSFLDFRERMSGIVLFEEGVHGIALHPQFEKNRLFYLSYTQNEPRRTVISEMRATDGESPSALPETERILLEIPQPLADHWGGHITFGPDGQLYIALGDGGLRSDPYRLAQNPWVLHGKILRLDVNSRSGKLPYAIPADNPFANEQTVRPEIFALGFRNPWGLAFDTHTGHLWCADVGQDLWEEINIVKKGANYGWSDRDGPTDATFHPTPLIPGTATTDPVHAYTRQRGEGLCIVGGHTYRGEKMPALQGMYLFADWGYGTIWALQMDTVNERAVRRLTLYRRPEATKLNPTLITPDAHGEPILLSQDGALYRLEYTEDIATE; via the coding sequence ATGTCACGTTTTCAGCCCATTCCATACTTCACTTTGGCTCTCCTCCATCTGATCAGTGGCGTAGCTAATGGCGTGCCGGAAGAAGTGGCCGAAAAAGAGGTAGTGCCAGCGAGCCCTCTCGTACGACCAGTGCCGCCACTCGAAATTCCTGAAGATACTCTGCATGGGATCGGACTTAGCCGCCTGAAATTCCCTCGTGAATTTGATTCACCTGTTGCCTTGAGTTCAGCCTTACCCGGGCCAGAGGGGGAGCAAATCGTCGCGCTACAACGAGGTGAATTTTGCGCCATCAAACTGGATGGCAGTGGTGAATGGCGGTCTTTCCTTGATTTTCGTGAGCGAATGTCTGGAATCGTTCTTTTTGAGGAAGGGGTGCACGGGATCGCCCTACATCCACAATTTGAAAAGAACCGTCTCTTTTACCTGAGCTACACCCAAAATGAACCGCGCCGCACTGTCATTAGCGAAATGCGGGCAACAGACGGAGAATCGCCATCCGCGCTCCCGGAGACGGAGCGCATCCTGCTTGAGATCCCACAACCGCTTGCCGATCATTGGGGTGGCCACATCACTTTTGGACCCGATGGGCAGCTTTACATTGCACTGGGGGATGGAGGCCTCCGCAGTGATCCCTACCGTCTCGCCCAAAACCCATGGGTGCTCCATGGGAAGATCCTGCGTTTGGATGTAAATAGCCGCAGTGGCAAACTGCCCTATGCCATTCCTGCCGATAATCCCTTCGCCAACGAACAAACCGTGCGGCCTGAGATTTTCGCCTTAGGCTTCAGAAATCCTTGGGGACTTGCCTTTGATACGCACACAGGTCACCTCTGGTGTGCAGACGTGGGTCAAGACCTTTGGGAGGAAATCAACATCGTCAAAAAAGGTGCCAATTATGGATGGAGTGATCGGGATGGCCCCACGGACGCGACTTTTCATCCCACACCGCTCATCCCTGGCACAGCGACAACCGATCCCGTTCATGCCTACACACGCCAGCGGGGCGAAGGGCTGTGCATCGTCGGCGGTCACACTTACCGGGGAGAAAAAATGCCTGCACTACAGGGTATGTATCTCTTTGCAGACTGGGGTTACGGCACGATCTGGGCCCTACAGATGGATACCGTGAATGAACGTGCGGTACGCCGTCTTACTCTCTACCGCCGACCAGAAGCAACCAAACTCAATCCCACCCTCATCACGCCTGATGCCCATGGAGAGCCCATTCTTCTTTCTCAAGATGGGGCGCTTTACCGTCTTGAATACACGGAAGACATAGCCACTGAATGA